A single genomic interval of Candidatus Bathyarchaeota archaeon harbors:
- a CDS encoding DNA topoisomerase VI subunit B produces MAQATFEEMSASDFFYRNRDIAGLSNPSRSVFVAIREAVENSLDAAESQKIPPDIYVRLSFESEATKDTQVYKLRVEDNGSGIPPRFIPSAFGQVLYGSKYKLKQARGTFGLGGKMAVLYGQITTHQPVLVTSSTGQEKIYSFKLMIDIQRNKPIILDRKVLINKDNWHGTIIEFSLEGDYLRAMPKIIEYFKQTAMVNPYANLTFVDPKGRLYKFKRATTTMPEPPKETMPHPYGVDVELLQRLIQITEFTNMSTFLRGHFHRVGEITARNFLEFAGIPANKNPKKLTHEEIVRLMQNLKKYKDFLPPDASCLSPLGEELLKAGVMKELNPEYLVVHQRKPSTYAGHPFIVEMAMAYGGGVPKRSNFVIYRFANKIPLLYDEASDVAYRVISNMNWKRYKVQPEMPIAIVVHICSTKVPYKTVGKEFISDRPEVRREEANAIREVARQIQHFLARQEHVHNEKKRLGIFSKYLPKIAEFSTTLAGETKKPDIEKLLKSVQKYGAEED; encoded by the coding sequence GTGGCACAAGCAACCTTTGAAGAGATGAGTGCATCCGACTTCTTCTACCGCAACCGAGACATCGCAGGCTTATCAAACCCCTCACGCAGCGTATTCGTCGCCATACGCGAAGCAGTAGAAAACAGTCTGGACGCTGCAGAAAGCCAAAAAATCCCCCCAGACATCTACGTGCGCTTATCCTTCGAATCCGAAGCAACCAAAGACACCCAAGTCTACAAGCTTCGAGTCGAAGACAACGGCAGCGGCATTCCCCCGCGATTTATACCGTCAGCTTTTGGTCAAGTGCTCTACGGCAGCAAATACAAACTCAAACAAGCCAGAGGAACCTTCGGTTTAGGCGGCAAAATGGCTGTCCTCTACGGACAAATCACTACACACCAGCCAGTCCTTGTAACTTCAAGTACTGGGCAAGAAAAAATCTACAGTTTCAAATTAATGATCGACATACAGCGGAACAAACCCATCATATTGGACCGCAAAGTTCTAATAAACAAGGACAACTGGCACGGCACCATAATCGAATTCAGCTTGGAAGGCGACTACCTTCGCGCCATGCCAAAAATCATCGAGTACTTTAAACAAACCGCCATGGTCAACCCATACGCCAACCTCACTTTCGTTGACCCAAAGGGCAGGCTCTACAAGTTTAAACGGGCCACAACAACCATGCCTGAGCCGCCTAAGGAAACAATGCCTCATCCATACGGTGTAGACGTGGAGCTTTTGCAGAGGCTTATACAAATTACAGAATTTACTAACATGTCTACTTTTCTGAGGGGTCACTTCCACCGTGTTGGCGAAATTACTGCACGGAATTTCCTTGAATTCGCAGGCATACCCGCTAACAAGAACCCTAAGAAACTCACGCATGAAGAAATCGTTCGGTTGATGCAGAACCTCAAAAAATACAAAGACTTCTTGCCTCCTGATGCGAGCTGTCTCTCCCCACTTGGTGAGGAGCTTCTCAAGGCAGGTGTTATGAAGGAACTTAACCCTGAGTACTTGGTTGTGCATCAGCGGAAACCGTCAACTTATGCGGGTCACCCCTTCATCGTGGAGATGGCTATGGCTTACGGTGGCGGTGTACCTAAACGTTCCAACTTTGTTATCTACCGTTTTGCCAACAAAATCCCCCTGCTCTACGATGAAGCAAGCGATGTGGCTTACCGTGTTATCTCGAACATGAATTGGAAACGCTACAAAGTGCAGCCTGAAATGCCCATTGCCATCGTTGTGCATATCTGTAGCACAAAAGTTCCCTACAAAACTGTGGGCAAAGAATTCATCTCTGACCGCCCCGAAGTTAGGCGCGAAGAAGCTAACGCGATTCGTGAAGTTGCACGGCAGATTCAACATTTCCTCGCAAGACAGGAGCATGTGCATAACGAGAAGAAGCGTCTGGGTATATTCAGTAAGTATCTTCCTAAAATCGCGGAATTCTCCACGACCCTTGCGGGTGAAACCAAAAAGCCCGACATAGAAAAACTGCTTAAGAGTGTACAGAAGTATGGCGCAGAAGAAGATTAA
- a CDS encoding glycosyltransferase family 2 protein, whose product MYSETLSHPVITTTLHVEKDQVTVVIPVKNEELAISKVIDELIDEGYRNLLVIDGYSADHTPQIIQNKIGVTFIQQHGKGKTGAIKTAIENVTTPYLVIIDGDCTYQAKDIQRLLTHCKNYAQVIGVRDRNNISRTHRLGNWIITKSFNLLMGTHLSDICSGMYLLKTDVAKNLELGTKNFSTEVEIAAQTAAEHQVTEVPIGYRKRVGKGKLSWRNGFGILSSVFKLARKYNPILLFSVVSMLAIIPAAGLLGWVIYRQIFFGIWHSGWALMGVMLLLFASQALAVASMVLVLKRTEKRLIQRIEKGKRFD is encoded by the coding sequence ATGTATTCTGAAACTCTTTCCCATCCAGTAATCACAACCACCTTACATGTAGAAAAGGACCAAGTTACCGTAGTGATCCCCGTAAAAAACGAAGAACTCGCCATCAGCAAGGTCATAGATGAATTAATCGACGAAGGATACCGCAATTTACTGGTAATCGACGGCTACTCCGCTGACCACACCCCCCAGATTATCCAAAACAAAATCGGGGTAACCTTTATTCAGCAACATGGAAAAGGCAAAACAGGCGCCATAAAAACCGCCATAGAAAACGTCACAACCCCCTATCTGGTAATTATTGACGGCGACTGCACATACCAAGCCAAAGACATACAGCGCCTACTAACCCACTGCAAGAACTACGCGCAAGTCATAGGCGTCAGAGATCGAAACAACATTAGCAGAACGCACCGTCTGGGCAACTGGATTATCACTAAATCATTCAACCTCTTGATGGGCACCCACCTCTCAGACATATGCTCAGGCATGTACCTACTAAAAACTGACGTCGCTAAAAACCTTGAACTGGGAACAAAAAACTTTTCAACAGAAGTAGAAATTGCCGCTCAAACAGCAGCTGAACACCAAGTAACTGAAGTTCCCATAGGCTACAGAAAACGCGTAGGAAAAGGCAAACTTTCATGGCGCAACGGCTTTGGAATCTTGTCCTCAGTTTTCAAGTTAGCCCGCAAATACAATCCCATCCTGCTATTCTCCGTCGTCTCTATGCTAGCAATAATACCCGCTGCTGGTTTACTCGGTTGGGTTATCTATAGACAGATATTCTTCGGCATCTGGCACAGCGGCTGGGCACTCATGGGCGTTATGTTGCTACTTTTCGCCTCTCAAGCCTTAGCCGTCGCCAGCATGGTTCTCGTCCTAAAAAGAACCGAAAAAAGGCTCATCCAGAGAATCGAAAAAGGCAAAAGATTTGATTAA
- a CDS encoding DUF1616 domain-containing protein, which yields MINIKTIQDLLLIDALSVAFLLTVTLVPDSSIRTVLGLPFILFFPGYVLVGALFPAKAQLDLTMRMVLSACLSIAIAPLIGLCLNYSPFGITLVPLVVSLFCFTGLLSMAAFLRRKNLPLEQTAYFKHNFALPKWGVMTQTDKIFSIAIIVALVSIVGFASFLAVNPKIGERFTEFYVLGPNGTLSDYPVNLTLGQTGTVILGLNNHEYQNETYTITVQLENQTQTKIENIHVPDNTNWTQPYTFKAEKTGNAMKLEFLLYKENILEPYRILHLYLTVKPPE from the coding sequence TTGATTAACATCAAAACAATTCAAGATTTGCTTCTCATAGACGCTTTATCCGTCGCCTTTTTGCTCACTGTTACTTTGGTTCCTGATTCTTCCATCCGCACGGTACTTGGTTTGCCCTTTATTCTCTTCTTCCCCGGATACGTGTTAGTTGGTGCGTTATTCCCCGCTAAAGCTCAACTCGATTTAACAATGCGCATGGTACTTAGCGCCTGTCTAAGCATAGCTATCGCGCCGTTAATCGGGTTATGCCTAAACTATTCGCCCTTTGGAATTACATTAGTGCCTCTTGTTGTATCGTTGTTTTGCTTTACGGGTTTGCTGTCGATGGCGGCATTTTTGAGACGAAAAAACCTGCCGCTTGAACAAACAGCCTACTTTAAACATAACTTTGCGTTGCCAAAATGGGGTGTTATGACCCAGACTGACAAAATTTTCTCGATTGCCATAATCGTTGCGTTAGTTTCCATTGTTGGTTTCGCCTCTTTCCTTGCAGTAAACCCCAAAATCGGTGAACGTTTCACTGAATTCTACGTGCTCGGCCCCAACGGTACCCTGTCGGATTACCCCGTAAATCTAACTCTTGGCCAGACAGGTACCGTCATATTGGGATTAAATAACCATGAATACCAAAACGAAACCTACACCATAACTGTACAGCTAGAAAACCAAACCCAAACAAAAATAGAGAACATACATGTGCCTGATAACACGAATTGGACCCAACCCTACACCTTCAAAGCTGAAAAAACAGGCAATGCAATGAAACTTGAGTTCCTCCTATACAAAGAAAACATCCTCGAACCCTACCGCATCCTACACCTATACCTAACGGTAAAGCCACCCGAATGA
- a CDS encoding CPBP family intramembrane metalloprotease — protein sequence MNATVELKIFLFYLATLVTAEIVTSLVSAAYGLFIHSVLLVTLIGLSAVWLKSHHSSTFFLCLSIAPLIRVFSLSLPLEYFPSYAWYLIAGIPMLAAALTVIRIKGLTRKDVGLTVKKPWVQIAITFTGIPFGIMEYYILQPAPITGGFAVLALLLLAMGFIAATGFVEELVFRGVFQSSAVKTFGPRIGLLVVAAVFAVLHIGWLDLVDVVYVFVIGLFFGVLTLKTGSIAGVSLSHGLTNVFLFLVMPSITLISV from the coding sequence ATGAACGCAACTGTGGAACTAAAAATATTCCTATTCTACTTAGCCACTTTAGTAACGGCTGAAATCGTAACGTCACTTGTAAGCGCCGCTTATGGGCTCTTTATTCACTCCGTTTTGCTTGTTACCTTGATCGGTTTATCAGCGGTTTGGCTGAAAAGTCACCATTCATCAACGTTCTTTTTATGTCTATCAATCGCTCCCCTGATCAGAGTATTCAGCCTCTCTCTACCTCTAGAGTATTTCCCTTCATATGCCTGGTACCTAATTGCAGGTATACCGATGTTGGCTGCCGCCCTCACCGTTATCCGAATTAAAGGCTTAACCAGAAAAGACGTAGGGTTAACTGTCAAAAAACCTTGGGTACAAATTGCCATAACATTCACAGGTATACCCTTCGGAATCATGGAGTACTACATACTCCAACCTGCACCAATTACCGGCGGTTTTGCTGTTTTAGCTTTACTGCTTCTCGCAATGGGTTTTATTGCCGCAACAGGCTTTGTCGAAGAACTGGTTTTTCGCGGTGTATTCCAGAGCAGTGCCGTTAAAACATTCGGGCCGCGAATTGGTTTGCTGGTGGTAGCTGCAGTTTTTGCAGTTCTGCACATTGGGTGGCTGGATTTAGTTGACGTTGTTTACGTTTTTGTTATCGGTTTATTTTTTGGAGTTTTGACGTTGAAAACTGGTAGTATTGCGGGTGTTAGTTTGTCACATGGGTTGACGAATGTTTTTCTGTTCCTGGTTATGCCCTCCATAACCCTTATAAGCGTCTGA
- a CDS encoding ion transporter, which translates to MPQTQSPSKSDAALPRSLFAPKKDPRADIREMANDIFSDKFMIALSLIVVPIILVPFLFELDATALSFLEICDWIIVIFFVSEYAIKLYAAQNRWQHFKQPWHLVDLVIIGLPFVQYLSLFGLAMTGSPSLLLRLLRIPRAFAVGSRAIAGRRNGAAAQLKMEAVGPETVIRQIDSDLQTKHNLSWDELKEHISDVNREEWLDLHYVSDAGFAKLSKILSIAEPHFKSALVDDIYPHIDYVQKASFIFLQSGKIVYPEHAENFLTISRSGVIVICSGSKIITVSRHNVDLIEKVLPSIKQSSKGDSFVVPVLYSILEYMLNDYRAILSEIELEILKISSTPRSKLPKDFLERIYQLDKEVARLVSNLLHFKDMLTIITSKRVPLKGFDEEKEESFQILQDNAEYLNEMSHDLIENLRSMIDLYINQTSFEANKILKILAVITAISVIPTAISGIIGANLLDMPYGAYLWQVVFVIAVAMAFAAYAFVKLGWLKT; encoded by the coding sequence ATGCCCCAAACTCAGTCCCCTAGCAAATCAGATGCTGCACTTCCCAGGTCACTATTTGCCCCCAAAAAAGACCCCCGCGCGGACATCCGAGAGATGGCGAACGACATTTTCTCAGATAAATTCATGATCGCTCTCTCCCTTATCGTCGTACCCATCATTTTAGTTCCATTTCTCTTTGAACTCGACGCCACTGCCCTTAGCTTTCTAGAAATATGCGATTGGATTATCGTCATCTTTTTCGTGTCAGAGTACGCAATCAAACTATACGCCGCCCAAAACCGCTGGCAACACTTCAAACAACCTTGGCACTTGGTCGACTTGGTTATAATTGGATTGCCCTTTGTCCAGTACCTATCGCTCTTTGGGCTTGCTATGACAGGGTCGCCGTCTTTGCTGCTTAGACTTCTACGTATCCCACGGGCGTTTGCAGTGGGTAGCCGAGCTATAGCAGGCAGAAGAAACGGAGCAGCCGCTCAGTTAAAAATGGAGGCAGTGGGACCAGAGACCGTTATCCGCCAAATCGACTCTGACCTGCAAACAAAACACAATCTTTCATGGGATGAACTCAAAGAGCACATATCTGATGTCAACCGTGAAGAGTGGCTTGACCTCCACTACGTCTCTGATGCAGGGTTTGCTAAACTCAGCAAAATACTCAGCATAGCAGAACCACACTTCAAAAGCGCCTTAGTGGACGACATCTACCCGCACATCGACTATGTTCAGAAGGCTTCGTTTATTTTTCTCCAATCAGGTAAGATAGTCTACCCCGAGCACGCGGAAAACTTTTTAACAATTTCCCGCTCAGGCGTTATTGTAATCTGTAGCGGCTCCAAAATCATAACTGTTTCACGCCACAATGTTGACTTAATTGAAAAAGTTTTGCCTTCAATTAAACAGTCATCGAAAGGTGACTCTTTTGTTGTTCCCGTACTGTACAGCATCCTTGAGTACATGTTAAACGATTACCGCGCGATTCTCTCTGAAATTGAGCTAGAGATTCTAAAAATTAGCAGTACACCCCGCTCGAAATTGCCCAAAGACTTTTTGGAACGGATCTACCAGCTGGATAAGGAAGTTGCAAGGCTTGTTTCGAACCTTTTACACTTTAAAGATATGCTGACAATCATCACTTCTAAGAGGGTTCCTCTTAAGGGGTTTGATGAGGAAAAAGAGGAATCCTTCCAGATACTTCAGGACAACGCAGAGTACCTAAACGAAATGTCACATGACCTCATCGAGAATCTGCGTTCGATGATTGACCTCTACATCAACCAAACCTCTTTTGAAGCAAACAAGATACTGAAAATACTTGCAGTGATTACCGCGATTTCGGTGATTCCCACGGCGATCAGCGGCATTATTGGGGCGAACCTTCTTGATATGCCCTATGGCGCTTATTTGTGGCAGGTCGTCTTCGTTATTGCTGTTGCTATGGCTTTTGCTGCGTATGCGTTTGTCAAGTTGGGTTGGCTTAAAACATAG
- a CDS encoding DNA topoisomerase IV subunit A produces MAQKKIKIAEKRQEVLNSLKGFGANIYKQLEEGQFPTVTMPSRSTENIAYDEKLRQYVLGEKCVGRSARNIRHIKPFTQLAWVAMFSNELTSQRKTSTLRDVYYSAQAYEMTFQDQQESNNIITDLETLTGFAREDFNVFPEERSAIFGDLDIAYTVPGYEGKTVNLTNHPDGVLIGPAVTSSEFIKTSADKVIAIEKGALFTRFIEESVHSKHKSLLIACGGQAPRQTRSFIRRLHDELNLPVYILTDGDPWGMHIAQVIISGSANAAHLRDLNTPDAVWSGVWASDIVEYKLPTDPLDEVDIKRLYELQRDPRYQNDPVWQREIKMFLKIKRKTELEAFSRYGLTYIVDEYLPTKLEQKPNLDKNGKKK; encoded by the coding sequence ATGGCGCAGAAGAAGATTAAAATCGCAGAAAAAAGGCAAGAAGTCCTTAACAGTTTAAAGGGCTTTGGGGCTAACATCTACAAACAGCTCGAAGAAGGCCAGTTCCCCACGGTTACGATGCCCAGTCGCAGCACCGAAAACATCGCTTACGATGAAAAACTGCGTCAATACGTTCTAGGAGAAAAATGCGTCGGCAGAAGCGCACGAAACATTCGCCACATAAAACCCTTCACACAATTGGCTTGGGTGGCAATGTTTAGCAACGAATTAACCAGCCAACGCAAAACATCCACGCTCAGAGATGTCTACTACTCGGCTCAAGCTTACGAGATGACTTTTCAAGATCAGCAAGAATCAAACAACATCATCACAGACCTTGAAACCCTCACTGGTTTTGCAAGGGAAGACTTCAACGTGTTCCCAGAGGAACGCAGCGCAATCTTCGGCGACCTCGACATCGCCTACACGGTGCCAGGTTACGAAGGAAAAACTGTGAATTTGACCAATCACCCCGACGGCGTACTCATCGGTCCAGCGGTAACTTCATCCGAATTCATCAAAACCAGCGCCGACAAAGTCATAGCCATCGAGAAAGGCGCACTCTTTACCAGATTCATCGAAGAAAGCGTCCACAGCAAACACAAATCTCTCCTAATCGCCTGCGGTGGACAAGCTCCCAGACAAACCCGCAGCTTCATCCGCCGACTCCACGACGAACTCAACCTGCCGGTCTACATCTTAACCGACGGCGACCCATGGGGAATGCACATCGCGCAGGTCATCATTTCAGGCTCAGCCAACGCGGCCCACCTAAGGGACCTAAACACTCCAGACGCGGTTTGGAGTGGGGTTTGGGCAAGCGACATAGTTGAATACAAACTGCCAACAGACCCCCTTGATGAAGTGGACATTAAACGTCTATATGAGTTGCAGAGGGATCCAAGGTACCAAAATGACCCTGTTTGGCAACGTGAAATCAAGATGTTTCTAAAAATCAAGCGTAAGACGGAGCTTGAAGCTTTCAGCAGGTACGGTTTAACCTACATTGTGGACGAATATTTGCCTACTAAGCTGGAGCAGAAACCGAACTTGGATAAAAACGGCAAGAAAAAGTAA
- a CDS encoding nucleotidyltransferase family protein produces MNITQKLMTSLADNTSPTVADSPLLRGHAKKNKVLLQYLRAVAIDDDQRQTQEQGLKKIYNALIELASQISHLDYAVIKFFKPIAYLPSDIDLLLKKDHLPNLSRILHALGYRETVSEPNCVTFEGKAVVDVYLNPDAFNVPYIDGALLLNYTSTTKIAGITVKKLQSDAEVVIVASHAVYKEQIITLNDYYFIKSSLSTTSFEIAKKCHVCDALDYVVEVFEAVENGKVNLPFKIGVGRSSKFFLQKITVDSFSRKSLPLVCFKILDGRLSTLVRCRLRRQTY; encoded by the coding sequence ATGAATATAACTCAAAAACTTATGACTTCACTTGCAGATAATACGTCGCCTACAGTGGCTGATTCACCGCTACTTAGGGGGCACGCCAAAAAAAACAAGGTTCTACTGCAGTATCTGCGAGCGGTAGCGATAGATGATGACCAGAGACAAACCCAAGAGCAGGGGCTAAAAAAAATCTACAATGCCTTAATCGAGTTGGCAAGTCAAATCAGCCACCTCGACTACGCAGTCATCAAGTTCTTCAAGCCCATAGCGTATCTGCCTTCAGACATAGATTTACTGCTCAAAAAAGACCACCTGCCAAACCTATCCAGAATCCTCCACGCCCTGGGATACCGAGAGACTGTTTCTGAACCCAACTGTGTAACTTTCGAGGGAAAAGCAGTAGTTGATGTTTACCTGAACCCTGACGCCTTCAACGTACCCTACATAGATGGGGCGCTTCTCCTAAATTATACCTCAACAACAAAAATTGCCGGCATCACGGTTAAAAAATTGCAAAGCGACGCAGAAGTTGTTATAGTTGCTTCGCATGCAGTCTACAAAGAACAAATCATAACCCTAAACGATTATTACTTCATAAAAAGTTCCCTATCAACTACAAGTTTCGAGATCGCTAAAAAATGCCACGTCTGTGATGCATTAGATTACGTCGTTGAAGTGTTTGAGGCGGTTGAAAACGGCAAAGTTAACCTTCCCTTTAAAATAGGTGTTGGGCGTTCTTCAAAGTTTTTCCTCCAAAAGATAACTGTGGACTCATTTTCTCGAAAATCCCTGCCTTTAGTGTGCTTTAAAATTCTCGATGGCAGATTGTCAACGTTGGTTCGCTGTAGACTCCGAAGGCAAACCTACTAA
- a CDS encoding glycosyltransferase family 4 protein, giving the protein MADCQRWFAVDSEGKPTNLKIAYVTHNYTPFIGGVQYVVEQVAVEFAKRNHSVEVLTLAPLLNSLPSVEKRDGYLIRRFTGLNPANSYYVPTFSFFKALVKLEADVVHVHVVHSLVPLTVFLAKKLKPKWKLVVLTPHFHDVGFSWHSNLAWLFYRPLLKKIVAVADVVHSISDHERSMLKQRLDLNGVLIPHAASDDTFAFSWQPPKVLTVIYPGQLLQYKRVDIVIKAVSLIAKTKQVKLQIVGSGKEKKKLQKLAQTLNVDVDFVKPLNRKKYLTHVATSSVMCYLSESEAFCITALEAVAMGVPLVVAKPWGNFFQRYPNVKVVSAKPTPHEVCDAILSLNSALPRVPQKVSTWSEVALTLEELYTQNLHGPSPSMNNFVGCPPQLESELFAQSQMS; this is encoded by the coding sequence ATGGCAGATTGTCAACGTTGGTTCGCTGTAGACTCCGAAGGCAAACCTACTAACTTGAAAATCGCCTACGTCACGCACAACTACACACCCTTCATCGGTGGAGTGCAATATGTCGTGGAGCAAGTTGCAGTCGAGTTTGCTAAACGAAACCACTCCGTTGAAGTGCTAACCTTAGCACCATTATTAAATTCCCTTCCAAGCGTAGAGAAAAGAGACGGCTACTTGATACGAAGGTTCACAGGTTTGAATCCAGCCAACTCCTACTATGTACCAACTTTTTCTTTCTTTAAGGCGCTCGTTAAACTTGAAGCCGACGTTGTCCATGTTCACGTGGTTCACTCGCTGGTTCCTCTCACGGTTTTTTTGGCAAAAAAACTAAAGCCCAAATGGAAACTCGTTGTTTTAACTCCGCATTTCCATGATGTTGGTTTTAGTTGGCATAGCAACTTGGCGTGGCTTTTCTACAGGCCCCTTCTTAAAAAAATAGTTGCTGTAGCGGATGTGGTTCATTCAATTTCAGACCATGAACGCTCGATGCTAAAACAACGGTTAGACCTCAACGGTGTCCTTATTCCTCACGCTGCCTCAGACGACACGTTCGCTTTTTCGTGGCAGCCTCCAAAGGTTTTAACCGTAATCTACCCGGGGCAGTTGCTGCAGTACAAACGAGTCGACATAGTCATCAAGGCTGTAAGTTTAATAGCAAAAACCAAGCAGGTAAAACTGCAGATAGTTGGAAGCGGGAAAGAAAAAAAGAAACTCCAAAAGTTAGCTCAAACCCTAAACGTGGATGTTGACTTCGTAAAACCGTTAAACCGCAAAAAATACCTAACCCACGTGGCCACCAGCAGTGTTATGTGTTACCTTTCAGAGTCAGAAGCCTTCTGCATAACTGCCCTTGAAGCCGTCGCAATGGGTGTGCCGCTTGTTGTAGCTAAGCCTTGGGGAAACTTTTTCCAAAGATACCCAAACGTAAAAGTCGTATCGGCAAAGCCAACGCCTCACGAGGTCTGCGACGCAATTCTGTCCCTTAACTCTGCTTTACCCAGAGTCCCCCAAAAAGTATCCACTTGGAGCGAAGTGGCCTTAACGCTGGAAGAACTCTACACACAGAACCTCCACGGCCCATCACCTTCTATGAATAATTTTGTTGGTTGCCCTCCACAGTTGGAATCAGAGCTTTTTGCCCAAAGTCAAATGAGCTAA
- a CDS encoding glycosyltransferase family 4 protein: MLAPEFPPVWGGVGTYTVELIRNLPHNIEVHVVTPMRLGFSGETLNQNEDFLQFLGKNIKVHFVSKATDTFLYNASFQYACLRTVPKLIKEENIDLIHSHAAHMPDLLLRTLEKSAPTVTTVHTTITGQRAGTKAAHAAFKDLEFSEKMTLLTYPLLYFIDNLYFSKSALYITPSNWMKTTLLKGHPSLNKNVFVIPHGIDTTHYRPIVEKHCKDKNVILFVGRLIALKGIFNLIYALPIILKEHPDTIVLFVGPGDKEPYIKELNRCGVPSSSYQFLGHSDKKTLLYYYNISDVYVLPSFSESFSLTLLEAMSCGVPAVVSNVGGPSEIIKNNFNGVLVEPGDVKALAEAIIFLLDNNKIRRRIGREARRTIEAKYSWRMAAIRTALIYNYTFKTTSA; this comes from the coding sequence ATGCTCGCTCCAGAGTTCCCCCCCGTATGGGGCGGCGTAGGCACATACACCGTAGAACTCATCCGCAACCTACCCCACAACATCGAAGTCCACGTAGTAACACCCATGCGGTTAGGTTTTAGCGGCGAAACTTTAAATCAAAATGAAGACTTTCTGCAGTTTTTAGGTAAAAACATCAAAGTTCATTTTGTAAGCAAAGCAACAGACACTTTCCTCTATAACGCCTCCTTCCAGTATGCCTGTTTAAGAACTGTTCCGAAGTTGATAAAAGAAGAAAACATAGACCTCATACATTCACATGCAGCTCACATGCCCGATCTACTTTTGAGAACCTTGGAGAAAAGTGCTCCAACCGTAACCACAGTTCACACCACAATTACGGGGCAACGAGCAGGAACCAAAGCAGCTCACGCGGCTTTCAAGGATCTCGAGTTCTCCGAAAAAATGACGCTCTTAACATACCCACTTCTCTACTTCATAGACAACCTATACTTTTCAAAAAGCGCCCTCTACATCACGCCTTCAAACTGGATGAAGACCACCCTACTCAAGGGGCACCCGAGCCTAAACAAAAACGTATTCGTTATTCCCCACGGCATAGATACAACCCATTACAGGCCGATTGTGGAGAAACATTGTAAAGACAAAAACGTAATCTTATTCGTGGGCAGATTGATTGCTCTAAAAGGCATCTTTAATCTCATATATGCATTGCCCATAATCCTAAAGGAACACCCCGACACAATCGTGCTCTTTGTGGGGCCAGGCGATAAAGAACCCTACATCAAAGAACTCAACCGATGCGGCGTCCCCTCTTCCAGCTACCAGTTCCTGGGGCACAGCGACAAGAAAACCCTACTGTACTACTACAATATTTCCGACGTCTATGTTTTGCCGTCTTTCAGCGAGAGCTTTTCACTTACTCTCCTCGAAGCCATGTCCTGCGGAGTCCCCGCAGTTGTAAGCAACGTCGGCGGACCGTCAGAAATCATAAAAAACAACTTCAACGGCGTGCTGGTCGAACCAGGAGATGTCAAAGCCCTCGCGGAGGCAATCATTTTTCTGCTTGATAACAACAAGATTCGGCGGCGTATAGGTAGAGAAGCAAGGCGAACCATAGAGGCAAAGTACAGTTGGCGTATGGCTGCCATCAGAACCGCGTTAATCTACAACTACACATTCAAAACCACTTCAGCTTAA